One window of the Pedobacter ginsengisoli genome contains the following:
- a CDS encoding LptE family protein: MRNLSIIILLFLFSSCTVGLKGISIPEGMKTISVNVFENNAPLVVASLSSQFTEELKTRIRNQTSLSITPNDAHGVFSGNITGYSITPVAITDNKQPTAGANRLSITVNVKYVNNLDPTKSFEQSFERHKDFKLAGNLQAQEPGLIKDVTAQLNEDIFNRAFAQW; the protein is encoded by the coding sequence ATGAGAAATTTATCTATAATCATATTATTATTCCTTTTTAGCAGCTGTACAGTAGGGCTAAAAGGAATTTCCATTCCAGAGGGGATGAAAACGATTAGTGTTAATGTTTTCGAGAACAATGCGCCTTTAGTGGTAGCATCTTTAAGCTCACAGTTTACTGAGGAATTGAAAACACGCATCAGGAATCAAACCAGCTTAAGCATTACGCCGAATGATGCTCACGGTGTTTTTTCTGGAAATATTACCGGATATAGTATTACTCCTGTAGCAATAACTGACAACAAGCAACCTACAGCAGGCGCAAACAGGTTATCTATAACGGTTAATGTTAAGTATGTAAACAATCTTGATCCCACAAAAAGCTTTGAGCAATCTTTTGAACGTCATAAGGATTTTAAACTAGCCGGAAATTTACAGGCACAAGAACCGGGTCTAATTAAAGACGTTACTGCTCAGCTTAATGAAGATATTTTTAACAGGGCTTTCGCACAATGGTAG
- a CDS encoding sigma-54 interaction domain-containing protein, translating into MDVQDIKNRFGIIGGSPLLNRAIDIARQVAPTDMSVLITGESGSGKEVFSHIIHQMSTRKHGAFIAVNCGAIPEGTIDSELFGHEKGSFTGAHEARKGYFEVANGGTIFLDEVAELPLGTQARLLRILESGEYLRVGSSKVQKTDVRIIAATNVDVYNRVKSGKFREDLYYRLNTVPLRIPALHERKEDIYLLFRKFAADFSDKYRSPGIQLEPEAIQILSNYSWPGNVRQLKNIAEQICVLEKERNVSATALLNYIPNESATNLPVAINGSSKEDYTERDILYKVLFDMKKDMMELKKLVAEIIQSGGNTSHIMADNPHYINQLYQEVDQTFGSEQPTLTIKKPVQNAPVDYNYTHEAEEVEESLSLIDKESDLIKKALRKHKGKRKFAAQELGISERTLYRKIKELNLN; encoded by the coding sequence TTGGACGTACAAGACATAAAAAATCGTTTTGGGATAATTGGTGGTTCTCCACTATTAAACCGGGCTATAGATATTGCCAGGCAGGTTGCTCCAACCGACATGTCTGTTTTAATTACCGGTGAAAGTGGTAGTGGTAAAGAGGTTTTCTCTCACATCATTCACCAGATGAGTACGCGCAAACACGGGGCTTTTATTGCAGTGAACTGCGGTGCTATTCCTGAAGGAACTATTGACTCGGAATTATTCGGTCACGAAAAAGGATCTTTTACCGGGGCACATGAGGCCCGTAAAGGCTATTTTGAGGTAGCAAATGGTGGTACTATTTTCCTTGATGAGGTTGCGGAATTACCATTAGGTACTCAGGCTCGTCTGTTACGTATTCTCGAGAGTGGTGAATACCTTAGAGTTGGCTCTTCTAAAGTACAAAAAACAGATGTGCGAATTATTGCAGCAACTAACGTTGATGTTTATAATCGTGTAAAATCCGGCAAGTTCCGCGAAGATTTATATTATAGATTAAATACTGTTCCCTTGCGTATTCCTGCTTTGCACGAGCGCAAAGAGGATATTTATTTATTATTTAGAAAGTTTGCCGCGGATTTTAGTGATAAGTACCGCAGCCCCGGCATACAGCTTGAGCCCGAAGCAATACAGATACTAAGCAATTACAGCTGGCCTGGAAATGTAAGGCAACTAAAAAATATTGCTGAACAAATCTGCGTTCTCGAAAAAGAAAGAAATGTTAGTGCAACGGCTCTACTGAATTATATTCCAAATGAAAGTGCCACCAACCTACCTGTAGCAATTAATGGCAGTAGCAAGGAAGATTATACCGAAAGAGATATTCTTTACAAGGTACTTTTTGATATGAAAAAAGACATGATGGAATTGAAAAAACTGGTTGCCGAAATCATCCAGAGCGGAGGTAATACTTCGCACATCATGGCTGACAATCCTCATTACATTAATCAGCTTTACCAAGAGGTAGATCAAACTTTTGGTAGTGAGCAACCAACTCTTACTATTAAAAAACCAGTTCAAAACGCACCGGTTGATTACAACTATACTCATGAAGCAGAAGAAGTTGAGGAATCATTATCATTAATAGACAAGGAATCTGACCTGATTAAAAAAGCACTGAGAAAGCATAAAGGAAAACGCAAGTTTGCTGCTCAGGAATTAGGTATCTCTGAACGTACATTATATAGAAAAATTAAAGAACTGAATTTAAATTAA
- the miaB gene encoding tRNA (N6-isopentenyl adenosine(37)-C2)-methylthiotransferase MiaB — translation MIDLQLTDKTHDEERQGEALIVDAPLVRNGRKLYIESYGCQMNFADSEIVASILLDQGFETTGDYKEADVVFINTCSIRENAEQRVRNRLSQFGVEKRRNPKLIVGVLGCMAERLKSKFLEEEKLVDVVVGPDAYRELPQLLNEVESGHKAINVLLSREETYADISPVRLNGNGITAFISIMRGCDNMCSFCVVPFTRGRERSRDPHSIIAEAQDLFNNGYKEVTLLGQNVDSYKWKGNDADDSAEIEVNFAQLLEKVALISPELRIRFSTSHPKDITDEVLYTIAKHDNICNYIHLPVQSGSSRVLELMNRTYTREWYINRIDAIRNIIPDCAISSDIIAGFCTETEEEHQETLSIMDYVKYDFAFTFSYSERPGTLAARKLEDDIPEEVKKRRLSEILLKQQETSLYRLQQFVGKTVRILVEGTSKKSDKDFCGRNDQNAMVVFPATEGVAAGQYVNVYIERCTSATLLGTVVVEEPEIV, via the coding sequence ATGATTGATTTACAGTTGACAGATAAAACACATGATGAAGAGCGCCAGGGCGAGGCTTTAATTGTTGATGCACCTTTAGTGCGCAATGGCCGCAAACTGTATATTGAAAGTTATGGTTGCCAAATGAATTTTGCCGATAGTGAAATTGTTGCATCTATTTTATTAGATCAGGGATTTGAAACTACAGGCGACTATAAGGAGGCTGATGTGGTTTTTATAAATACTTGCTCTATCCGCGAAAATGCAGAGCAAAGAGTTCGTAACCGCTTATCACAATTTGGTGTTGAAAAGCGTAGAAATCCTAAACTTATTGTAGGCGTTCTGGGCTGCATGGCTGAACGCTTGAAATCAAAATTTCTGGAAGAAGAAAAGTTAGTTGATGTGGTTGTTGGACCAGATGCATACCGTGAATTACCGCAATTATTAAATGAAGTAGAAAGTGGACATAAAGCTATAAATGTGCTATTGTCTCGTGAAGAAACTTATGCAGACATTAGTCCGGTTAGGTTAAACGGAAACGGCATTACTGCATTTATTTCCATTATGCGCGGCTGCGATAATATGTGTTCTTTTTGTGTAGTACCTTTTACAAGAGGTCGCGAGCGTAGCAGAGACCCGCACTCGATTATTGCCGAAGCTCAGGACTTATTTAACAATGGCTATAAAGAGGTTACTTTACTTGGTCAGAATGTAGATTCTTATAAGTGGAAAGGTAATGATGCTGATGATAGTGCTGAAATTGAGGTTAACTTTGCTCAATTACTTGAAAAAGTTGCTTTGATTAGTCCCGAATTAAGAATTCGTTTCTCTACTTCTCACCCTAAAGATATTACTGACGAAGTTTTATATACTATCGCTAAACACGATAATATCTGTAATTATATTCACTTGCCTGTTCAGTCAGGAAGCAGTAGGGTATTGGAATTAATGAACCGTACTTATACAAGAGAGTGGTACATTAACAGGATTGATGCCATTAGAAATATTATTCCTGACTGTGCTATTTCATCAGATATTATTGCCGGATTTTGTACAGAAACGGAAGAAGAGCATCAGGAAACGCTTAGCATTATGGATTATGTGAAATATGATTTCGCGTTTACCTTTAGCTATTCTGAGCGTCCGGGAACTCTGGCTGCCCGTAAACTCGAAGATGATATTCCAGAAGAGGTTAAAAAGCGCAGATTGAGTGAAATTTTACTTAAACAACAAGAAACTTCTTTATATCGTTTACAACAATTTGTTGGAAAAACTGTTAGGATTTTAGTTGAGGGGACTTCTAAGAAATCGGATAAAGATTTTTGTGGTAGAAATGACCAGAATGCAATGGTGGTTTTCCCGGCAACAGAGGGTGTTGCAGCAGGGCAATATGTAAATGTATATATTGAACGTTGTACATCAGCTACCCTATTGGGGACTGTTGTTGTTGAAGAACCTGAGATTGTTTAA
- a CDS encoding phytase — protein sequence MSIYKTTDSTGYILVSDQSANQFKVYSREGVKNRNDHQLITSIKVSTNQSDGSDIYSKPLNDDFKHGIFVAMSDNKTFQYYRWEDIAGKILKIN from the coding sequence ATCAGCATCTATAAAACAACTGACTCAACAGGTTATATTCTCGTGTCAGATCAAAGTGCAAACCAATTTAAAGTTTACAGCAGAGAAGGTGTTAAAAATAGAAATGACCACCAACTCATTACCAGCATTAAGGTATCTACCAATCAAAGTGACGGCTCCGACATCTATTCAAAGCCACTTAACGATGATTTTAAGCATGGGATTTTTGTCGCCATGAGCGATAACAAGACATTTCAGTATTACAGATGGGAAGACATTGCAGGTAAAATACTAAAGATTAATTAA